One region of Zingiber officinale cultivar Zhangliang chromosome 7B, Zo_v1.1, whole genome shotgun sequence genomic DNA includes:
- the LOC122003621 gene encoding auxin transporter-like protein 1, protein MGMASGVILQIFYGFMGSWTAYLISVLYIEYRSRKEKENVSFENHIIQWFEVLDGLLGPTSKAIGLAFNCSLLLFGSVIQLIACASNIYYINDRLDKRTWTYIFGACCATTVFIPSYQNYRVWSFLGLAMTTYTAWYLTISAVVHGQVDGVTHSGPTKPVLYFTGATNILYTFGGHAITVEIMHAMWKPQKFKYLYLLATLYVFTLTLPSAATVYWAFGDQLLTHSNAFSLLPKSGWRDAAVILMLIHQFITFGFACTPLYFVWEKLIGMHGTKSIFLRAVVRLPVVVPIWFLAIIFPFFGPINSAVGALLVSFAVYIVPTVAHILTFRTPAARQNAAEKPPFFLPSWTGMFVLNVFIAGWVLVVGFGLGGWSSIANLVKQVDTFGLFAKCYQCPKRQPRPAGGPQQLPH, encoded by the exons ATGGGGATGGCGTCGGGTGTTATCTTGCAGATCTTCTACGGCTTCATGGGGAGTTGGACCGCCTACCTCATCAGCGTCCTCTACATCGAGTACCGTTcgaggaaggagaaggagaacgTTAGCTTCGAGAATCACATCATCCAG TGGTTCGAGGTGTTGGATGGGCTGCTGGGGCCGACCTCAAAGGCCATCGGACTCGCCTTCAACTGCAGCCTCCTCCTCTTTGGCTCCGTCATCCAACTCATTGCTTGTGCCAG TAACATTTACTACATCAATGATCGGTTGGACAAGCGAACATGGACCTACATATTTGGGGCCTGCTGCGCCACCACAGTGTTCATCCCTTCCTACCAAAACTACAGGGTTTGGTCCTTTCTCGGCCTTGCCATGACTACCTACACCGCCTGGTACCTCACCATCTCCGCCGTCGTCCATGGTCAG GTGGACGGCGTGACGCACTCCGGTCCAACCAAACCGGTGTTGTACTTCACCGGCGCCACCAACATCCTCTACACCTTCGGCGGCCACGCCATCACCGT GGAAATCATGCACGCGATGTGGAAGCCGCAAAAGTTCAAATATCTCTACCTGCTGGCGACGCTGTACGTGTTCACGCTGACACTGCCGTCGGCGGCCACCGTCTATTGGGCGTTCGGCGACCAGCTGCTGACGCACTCCAATGCGTTCTCGCTCCTGCCCAAGTCTGGGTGGCGCGACGCGGCGGTGATCCTGATGCTGATCCACCAGTTCATCACCTTTGGCTTCGCGTGCACTCCGCTGTACTTCgtgtgggagaagctgatcgggATGCACGGTACCAAGAGCATCTTCCTCCGCGCCGTCGTCCGCCTACCGGTCGTCGTGCCCATTTGGTTCCTCGCCATCATCTTCCCCTTCTTCGGCCCCATCAACTCCGCCGTCGGCGCCCTCCTCGTCAGCTTCGCCGTCTATATCGTCCCCACAGTGGCTCACATCCTCACCTTCCGCACCCCCGCCGCGCGCCAG AATGCAGCAGAGAAGCCGCCGTTCTTCCTCCCTAGCTGGACGGGGATGTTCGTTCTCAATGTCTTCATCGCGGGGTGGGTTCTCGTCGTCGGGTTCGGGCTCGGCGGGTGGTCGAGCATTGCCAACTTAGTGAAGCAAGTGGACACCTTCGGGCTCTTCGCCAAGTGCTATCAGTGCCCGAAACGGCAACCACGGCCGGCCGGGGGGCCGCAACAGCTGCCTCACTGA